Proteins co-encoded in one Arthrobacter alpinus genomic window:
- a CDS encoding MFS transporter: MTHSSPSSSHKVSSPRTAVAVLAFVGIIASLMQTIVVPLIPQLPALLHTTASNTSWVITATLLAGAVVTPIAGRLGDIFGKRRILLISLALLIIGSVICALTSSLGLLLAGRILQGLSMGVIPLGISILRDELPREKVGSAVATISATMGVGGAIGLPISALIAQNSDWHVLFWASAALAVVAFVLVLVALPESPLRTPAKFDGVGAFGLAAGLVALLLPVSKGADWGWSSPLTLGLFAASVVILVLWGIFELRINSPLVDLRVTARPQVLFTNLASVAVGFGMYGMSLTFPQLLMAPEATGYGLGLSMVQAGLAMAPGGLVMMALSPVSARLSARRGPKFTLVIGAVVIGIGYVLAFFLTSAVWQVILAGMVIGAGIGLAYAAMPALIMGAVPLKETGAANGLNSLMRSVGTSTSAAVMGVVLANMTMSLGSATLPSMDGFHTTFGIAILAAVAAVILGALIPRNKQSRDTTPEATQQATPVLVDAQG; this comes from the coding sequence GTGACTCACAGCAGCCCATCATCCAGCCACAAAGTTAGCTCACCCCGTACCGCCGTCGCAGTTCTAGCGTTTGTGGGCATCATCGCCTCACTCATGCAGACTATTGTGGTGCCGCTGATCCCCCAGCTGCCAGCACTGTTGCACACCACGGCATCGAATACCTCATGGGTCATCACGGCCACGCTGCTGGCCGGCGCCGTCGTCACCCCCATCGCCGGGCGTTTGGGTGACATCTTCGGCAAGCGCCGCATCCTGCTTATTTCGCTGGCTCTGCTCATCATCGGCTCCGTCATTTGCGCGCTCACCAGCTCGCTGGGTTTGTTGCTTGCCGGGCGCATCCTCCAAGGCCTCTCCATGGGTGTCATCCCCTTGGGTATCAGCATTTTGCGTGATGAACTCCCCCGGGAAAAAGTCGGTTCAGCCGTCGCTACCATTAGCGCCACCATGGGTGTCGGTGGTGCCATTGGCCTGCCCATCTCGGCCCTGATTGCCCAAAATTCCGACTGGCACGTACTCTTCTGGGCTTCCGCGGCCCTGGCCGTTGTGGCCTTCGTTTTGGTGCTTGTTGCCCTGCCGGAATCACCCTTGCGCACACCTGCCAAGTTCGACGGCGTTGGTGCTTTCGGTTTGGCCGCCGGCCTGGTAGCCCTTCTGTTGCCTGTTTCCAAGGGTGCGGACTGGGGCTGGTCCAGCCCGCTGACGCTGGGACTGTTCGCAGCGTCCGTGGTGATCTTGGTGCTGTGGGGAATCTTCGAACTGCGCATCAACTCACCCTTGGTTGACCTTCGTGTTACCGCCAGGCCCCAGGTCTTGTTCACCAACTTGGCCTCAGTGGCCGTCGGCTTCGGCATGTACGGCATGAGCTTGACCTTCCCGCAGCTCCTCATGGCCCCCGAGGCCACAGGTTACGGACTGGGGCTCTCCATGGTTCAGGCCGGTCTGGCCATGGCTCCCGGCGGTTTGGTCATGATGGCGCTCTCCCCCGTTTCCGCCCGCTTGTCCGCACGCCGCGGCCCCAAATTCACGCTGGTGATAGGCGCCGTTGTTATCGGCATTGGCTACGTTTTGGCTTTCTTCCTCACGTCTGCCGTGTGGCAAGTGATCTTGGCCGGAATGGTCATCGGCGCGGGCATTGGTTTGGCTTATGCCGCCATGCCGGCCCTCATCATGGGTGCTGTGCCGCTGAAGGAAACCGGTGCCGCCAATGGTTTGAACTCCCTGATGCGCTCGGTGGGCACGTCCACTTCAGCTGCCGTCATGGGCGTTGTCCTGGCCAACATGACCATGTCACTAGGCTCAGCAACTCTGCCCAGCATGGATGGGTTCCACACCACTTTCGGCATCGCCATCCTCGCCGCAGTCGCTGCAGTGATTCTCGGCGCGCTCATTCCCCGGAATAAGCAGTCCCGCGACACCACACCTGAGGCTACACAGCAGGCAACACCGGTATTGGTGGACGCCCAAGGCTAG
- the tgt gene encoding tRNA guanosine(34) transglycosylase Tgt, producing the protein MPSPETTADLLAPAPAAVPASPGQPASQREFGFEVTTRLNESCAPTAAAIEQNGGAFQGRTGVITTPHGTIKTPAFIAVGTKATVKAVLPESMEDLGAQALLSNAYHLYLQPGADILDAAGGLGAFMNWQGPTFTDSGGFQVMSLGSGFKKVINMDAVAASPHAGADDSVAVGKERLAHIDDDGVWFKSHLNGDMHRFTPEVSMQVQHQIGADIMFAFDELTTLLNSRGYQEMSLERTRLWALRCIEEHFRLTEERTGKPYQALFGVIQGAQYEDLRRKASHDLGEMNFDGFGIGGALEKENLGTIVRWCAEELPEDKPRHLLGISEPDDIFTAIENGADTFDCVSPTRVARTSAFYTPDGRFNLSGAKYKRDFTPLSDECDCYTCEHYTRAYIHHLFKAKEMVSSTLVSIHNERFVVKMVDDARLAIEDGTFFEFKAETLRRYYPRR; encoded by the coding sequence ATGCCTTCTCCAGAAACTACTGCTGATCTCCTTGCCCCCGCTCCGGCTGCCGTGCCAGCCTCACCCGGGCAGCCGGCGTCGCAACGTGAATTTGGCTTTGAAGTCACCACGCGCCTGAACGAGAGCTGCGCGCCCACCGCAGCAGCCATCGAGCAAAACGGCGGGGCGTTCCAAGGCCGCACCGGTGTTATCACCACACCCCACGGCACCATCAAGACCCCTGCGTTCATCGCCGTGGGCACCAAAGCCACCGTCAAGGCCGTGCTGCCGGAGTCCATGGAGGATCTCGGCGCTCAGGCACTGCTCTCCAATGCGTACCATCTATACCTGCAGCCTGGAGCGGACATTTTGGATGCTGCTGGCGGCCTCGGCGCTTTCATGAACTGGCAGGGCCCCACCTTCACCGACAGCGGCGGCTTCCAGGTCATGTCCTTGGGTTCAGGCTTCAAGAAGGTCATCAACATGGATGCCGTCGCTGCGTCTCCGCATGCGGGCGCGGACGATTCAGTGGCAGTGGGCAAGGAGCGCTTGGCGCACATTGACGACGACGGCGTCTGGTTTAAATCGCACCTGAACGGGGACATGCACCGCTTCACCCCCGAGGTTTCCATGCAGGTTCAGCACCAGATCGGCGCTGACATCATGTTCGCCTTCGATGAGCTGACCACCCTGCTGAACTCGCGCGGGTATCAGGAAATGTCGCTAGAACGCACACGGTTGTGGGCGTTGCGCTGCATCGAGGAACACTTCCGCCTCACCGAGGAGCGCACGGGCAAGCCGTATCAGGCGCTGTTTGGCGTGATCCAGGGCGCCCAGTACGAGGATCTGCGCCGCAAGGCCTCTCACGATCTTGGTGAGATGAACTTTGACGGCTTCGGCATTGGCGGTGCACTCGAGAAGGAGAATCTGGGCACCATTGTGCGCTGGTGTGCTGAGGAACTTCCGGAGGACAAGCCCCGCCACTTGCTGGGCATTTCGGAGCCGGATGACATCTTCACAGCCATTGAAAACGGCGCCGACACATTCGACTGTGTCTCCCCCACCCGTGTGGCCCGCACCTCTGCCTTCTACACCCCGGACGGCCGTTTCAACCTCTCAGGCGCCAAGTACAAGCGAGATTTCACCCCGCTGTCCGATGAATGCGATTGCTACACCTGCGAGCACTACACGCGCGCCTACATCCACCACTTGTTCAAGGCCAAGGAAATGGTGTCCTCCACGTTGGTCTCGATCCACAATGAACGCTTCGTGGTGAAAATGGTCGACGACGCTCGGCTCGCCATCGAGGACGGCACCTTCTTTGAGTTCAAGGCCGAGACGCTGCGCCGCTACTACCCTAGGCGCTAG
- a CDS encoding queuosine precursor transporter yields the protein MSPLQSNASATPLKTTTPPIFAAVGSPYFGILLACMAVIVILSNIGASKGVQFGPIITDGGFFLFPFAYILGDVISEIYGFKVNRKAVFTTFALSIFASLSYWVIILLPGFTDDYGISKQHALEDALGPVPQIVLASLLAFLAGQTVNSLIMVRLKAHHGERKLWVRLMGSSGAGEFLDTLIFCAVAAPVIGIVGFGMFANYVLVGFLYKVGVQYALIPVTSLAIRWLKRNEPSYQAVTAA from the coding sequence ATGTCCCCGCTGCAGAGCAACGCTTCGGCAACCCCTCTTAAAACCACCACGCCCCCCATCTTTGCCGCCGTAGGCAGCCCCTATTTCGGCATTCTCTTGGCGTGCATGGCGGTCATCGTGATCCTGTCCAACATCGGCGCCTCAAAGGGTGTCCAGTTTGGCCCCATCATCACCGACGGAGGCTTTTTCCTCTTCCCCTTCGCCTACATTCTGGGCGATGTGATTAGCGAAATTTACGGCTTCAAAGTCAACCGCAAGGCCGTGTTCACCACGTTTGCACTGTCCATTTTTGCCTCGCTCAGCTACTGGGTGATCATCCTCCTGCCCGGATTCACCGACGACTATGGCATCTCCAAGCAACACGCACTTGAGGACGCTCTGGGCCCGGTGCCGCAGATTGTGCTGGCCAGCCTGCTGGCATTCTTGGCCGGGCAGACCGTCAATTCCTTGATCATGGTTCGCCTGAAAGCACACCACGGAGAACGGAAACTCTGGGTCCGGCTCATGGGCTCCAGCGGAGCCGGCGAGTTCCTGGATACCCTGATCTTCTGCGCCGTCGCAGCTCCCGTTATCGGGATCGTGGGCTTCGGCATGTTCGCGAACTACGTGTTGGTGGGCTTCTTGTACAAGGTTGGCGTGCAGTACGCGCTCATTCCGGTTACCTCGCTGGCGATCCGCTGGCTCAAGCGCAATGAACCCTCCTACCAGGCTGTCACTGCGGCCTAG
- a CDS encoding HNH endonuclease, giving the protein MNYWWVSHGRNYEAAIHDGMLWNCPDPHGDPEADRGRIKDMRKGDIVFNYFGPYVRAISAVLEKWQDSPRPEGFEKQLDEPDQGWLVRTHPLAENLQLHRQRAADITAVGEPGPFNAAGKPQQRYIFALTAEEGQELLAEAGVMAPQSSASSLRGLPGSAWGTDEPDEKTLTTIRLEQAHLRKNLLRGRQTAPCAICGEHFPARLLIAGHIKPRPECSEEERLDFERNAMLTCALGCDALYEWGYIVVDAKGRITAGQSAETPRIEAAVEALVGRNCTAFAESTAESFAENKRLMLEPQP; this is encoded by the coding sequence ATGAACTACTGGTGGGTCAGCCATGGCCGCAATTATGAAGCAGCCATCCACGACGGAATGCTCTGGAACTGCCCTGATCCGCACGGTGATCCGGAGGCAGACCGTGGGCGGATCAAGGACATGCGCAAGGGTGACATTGTCTTCAACTATTTCGGCCCCTATGTCCGGGCAATCAGCGCGGTCCTGGAAAAATGGCAGGACAGCCCGCGGCCCGAAGGCTTCGAAAAACAGCTCGATGAACCGGACCAGGGCTGGCTGGTGCGCACGCACCCGCTGGCGGAAAACCTGCAGCTGCACCGGCAACGCGCCGCGGACATCACCGCCGTGGGCGAGCCCGGCCCGTTCAACGCAGCCGGCAAGCCGCAGCAACGCTACATCTTCGCCCTGACGGCGGAAGAGGGGCAGGAGCTTCTCGCAGAAGCCGGAGTCATGGCCCCGCAATCATCAGCCTCCAGCCTGCGTGGGCTGCCCGGCAGCGCTTGGGGCACCGACGAGCCCGACGAGAAGACCCTGACCACCATCCGCCTCGAACAGGCCCACCTGCGCAAAAACCTGTTGCGCGGACGCCAGACCGCCCCCTGCGCCATTTGCGGGGAGCATTTTCCGGCGCGTTTGCTGATTGCTGGGCACATCAAGCCGCGCCCGGAATGCAGCGAAGAGGAGCGCCTGGACTTCGAGCGCAATGCCATGCTGACCTGCGCCTTGGGCTGTGACGCCCTGTACGAATGGGGCTACATCGTGGTGGATGCCAAGGGCCGGATCACGGCGGGCCAGTCTGCCGAAACGCCGCGCATCGAGGCGGCTGTGGAGGCGCTCGTGGGACGCAACTGCACAGCCTTTGCCGAGAGCACCGCCGAGTCTTTCGCGGAGAACAAGCGGCTCATGCTCGAACCGCAACCTTGA
- a CDS encoding alpha/beta hydrolase, giving the protein MTSWQQDVLGPNFEQLTLDLPTGSLATLVRYVGDPSPGASSTLAGADILYVHGWSDYFFQHELAEFWHRAGVNFYALDLHNYGRSLRPGLLPGQITSLTEYDDDIAAALAAMGRSAVAEEHPTLAGANAGAGATAGVGNGADAGTPEDPEQQSFELAFLEEARHRLSAAFDALAGRERIEEPGEASGERPLVLLGHSTGGLTLSLWAARHPGAADAVVLNSPWLEFQASEVGRAMVAPLIQARTRFRPMVPLPSIDPGFYTRAVSKRFEGEWEYESQWRPDRGFPVTPSFLNAVFQGQAQVARGLGLEIPVLVMLSDKSYLQPKWSSSALASDVVLNVDSVAKRALDLGSQVTLHRIPGAFHDVFLSPRGIRDQAYAGMGRWLEAALDADAKTRWRDYSLPT; this is encoded by the coding sequence ATGACCTCATGGCAGCAAGATGTTCTCGGCCCGAACTTTGAGCAGCTGACCTTGGACCTGCCCACCGGATCGCTCGCCACGCTGGTCCGGTACGTCGGCGATCCTTCACCGGGAGCCTCCAGTACGCTCGCCGGGGCCGATATCCTCTACGTCCACGGCTGGTCTGACTACTTCTTTCAGCATGAACTTGCCGAATTTTGGCACCGTGCGGGCGTGAATTTTTACGCCCTTGACCTGCACAACTATGGCCGCAGCCTGCGCCCCGGATTGCTCCCTGGACAGATAACTTCTCTGACCGAGTACGACGACGACATCGCCGCCGCGCTTGCGGCCATGGGTCGCAGCGCGGTGGCCGAAGAGCACCCCACCCTTGCTGGGGCTAACGCCGGGGCTGGGGCTACGGCCGGTGTCGGAAATGGTGCCGATGCCGGCACGCCTGAGGATCCCGAGCAACAGAGTTTTGAGCTGGCCTTCTTAGAGGAGGCCCGGCACCGGCTTAGCGCTGCTTTTGACGCCTTGGCTGGCCGAGAACGCATCGAGGAACCGGGCGAAGCGTCCGGTGAACGGCCCCTGGTGCTGCTGGGGCATTCCACCGGCGGACTCACCCTGAGCTTGTGGGCAGCGCGGCACCCGGGTGCCGCGGACGCCGTCGTACTCAACAGTCCATGGCTGGAATTCCAGGCCAGCGAGGTGGGCCGGGCCATGGTGGCGCCACTGATTCAGGCGCGCACCCGGTTTAGGCCCATGGTGCCGCTGCCCTCGATCGATCCCGGCTTCTATACACGGGCCGTGTCCAAACGCTTTGAGGGCGAGTGGGAGTACGAATCGCAGTGGCGCCCGGACCGCGGATTCCCTGTCACGCCGTCGTTCCTGAATGCCGTTTTCCAAGGACAGGCTCAAGTAGCTCGCGGGCTGGGGTTGGAAATTCCGGTGCTGGTGATGCTCTCCGATAAGAGCTATTTGCAACCAAAGTGGTCCTCCAGCGCCCTGGCCTCGGACGTGGTGCTGAACGTTGACTCGGTGGCTAAGCGGGCGTTGGACCTGGGATCTCAGGTGACTTTGCACAGGATTCCTGGCGCCTTCCATGATGTTTTCCTGTCGCCGCGCGGGATTCGTGATCAGGCCTACGCTGGCATGGGCCGCTGGCTCGAGGCAGCACTGGATGCGGACGCTAAAACACGGTGGCGGGACTACTCCCTGCCAACGTGA